The Nitrospirae bacterium YQR-1 genomic interval TGTTTTACGCTTGATTGGGGCTGACGGCGGTGATGTTTTATTTAGAGGTAAAAGTGTCTTTTCTCTTAAAGGTGACGAATTAAAAGCCTACAGACGCTCGGTACAGATTATTTTTCAGGACCCGTTTGCATCGTTAAATCCCAGAATGAGGATTTATTCTACACTTGCTGAACCACTCATTATCCACAAGCTCTTTCCAAAGCGACAGATTAAGGAGCGTGTCGGAGAGCTGCTAAAGCAGGTGGGACTTGAGCCTGATGTTATGAGCCGTTATCCTCATGAATTTAGCGGCGGACAACGGCAGCGTATATGTATTGCCCGTGCACTGGCACTTTCCCCTGAATTAATTGTTGCAGATGAACCACTGTCCTCTTTAGACGTTTCAATACAGGCGCAGGTGCTTAATTTACTTGAAGAGCTAAAGAATACTTACGGTCTCTCTTTTCTGTTTATCAGCCACGATTTAAATGTTATCCGGTATTTTAGTGATTCAATCGGTGTTATGTACCTTGGAAAAATAGTCGAACTTGCACACTCTGACGCCCTCTTTAGTGCACCCATGCATCCATACACTGTGATGCTGCTTGATGCGGTTCCAAAAATCAGAACCTCAAAGCCTCAGAGAAAGACATTTGACATTAACTCTTTCGATGTCCCCTCTCCCATAGATATACCTCCCGGCTGTCCTTTTCATCCAAGATGCCCCAAAAGTTTTGAGAAGTGTAAAATCGTACCCCCTCAGCTTCTGCTCACTCATGGAAGGCAAGTCTCCTGTCATCTTTATGAATAATATTCACCTTTAATTGCAACCTTGTATGACAAACGCAGAGGATAACAGTTATTTAATAATAATGCTTGGTATAATCAGATTTTATTTAGAAGCCTGATAAATTTATCAGTAAAGGACATAGTTGAGAACTGTTGCTTAACTGTTTCGCAGCCGTTTTTTGAGATCATTGCTGCAAAGGATGTATCATCAAGCAGTCTTGAAATTGAATCCGCCAACGCATCAGTATCATTTGGTTTAACCAGCACTCCGTTATAATTGTTTGTAATAATCTCAGGAATTCCGCCGACATCAGAGGCGATACAAGGAATTCCCATTGCCATCGCCTCAATCAGCGACATTCCAAATGATTCAAGACCTGAGGTCGGT includes:
- a CDS encoding ATP-binding cassette domain-containing protein, translated to METFLKVISLKKHYAVGTGVFKKTGYVRAVDGVDFTINNGSVFALVGESGCGKSTVARLVLRLIGADGGDVLFRGKSVFSLKGDELKAYRRSVQIIFQDPFASLNPRMRIYSTLAEPLIIHKLFPKRQIKERVGELLKQVGLEPDVMSRYPHEFSGGQRQRICIARALALSPELIVADEPLSSLDVSIQAQVLNLLEELKNTYGLSFLFISHDLNVIRYFSDSIGVMYLGKIVELAHSDALFSAPMHPYTVMLLDAVPKIRTSKPQRKTFDINSFDVPSPIDIPPGCPFHPRCPKSFEKCKIVPPQLLLTHGRQVSCHLYE